The window ATATCGGCTCAAATGGTACCATCACTTCAGCGCAGCTGGTCGAATTCGGTGGAAACGTATCGGTTGCTACTCCGGGCGGAATCACGCTGGGAGCCGGCAACACCGTCCACGGCGACACGACCTCGACAGCGGATTCGGTAGCTCTCGATCCGGTCCCGTCGACGGAAATGGACTGGGCGCGATCTAACAGCATCGCCCAGTCCGGCCTGAGCGGCGTGGGCTATACTTATAATAACGGTACCAAAACGCTCACCACCGGCCAGAGCGGTACCATAACAATGCAGAGCGGAGTGTACTACTTCTCCAGCATTACCCTGGGGAAGAACTCGAGCATCACTCTTGCACCGGGGGCAAATGTAAGAATCTATGTGGCAGGTAATATTCTGTTCAACCAGGGTTCTGTATTCAATGCCACTGGAACGCCGTCCGACGCTTTGATTTTCTCGACCGGCACCTCGCTTACCTTCAACCAGGACAACGTTTTCAACGGAGCCTTCTACGGACCGGACGCTCACATACAGTATGACCAGACGACCCAGGTCTTCGGAGCCCTCGTGGGCAACACGATCAAACTGGACCGGTTCGCCTGCTTCCACTATGACCGCAGTCTCGCCAAGGTGACCTACGGTACCACCGGTGAGATGATTGCCGTCGCGTGGGGGGAGACTTACTAACTCGGCGCGCAAAACCAGACTGCCATAGCAGGGGCAGAGCCGAATTGGGGCTCTGCCCTTTTTATTGTCGCAAAGCTGCACCGTGAGTGGGGACCCCTGTGGTTTCGACAACCCATCTTGCCGAAAAGTGATTCCTTCCTCCCTGTGGATTCATTATTAATAATGCGAAACGCGGCTAGGGATCAGTGTGATCCAGTCAACCAGAGTGACCATCGGAGAATGTACTACTTATGACCCCCAATCATTTTATTATCGTGTATCGACCACCAAGGCCGACCTTTGCCGAAGATGCAACCGAAAAGGAATCGGCTATAATCGGTGAGCATTTCGAGTTTCTCAAAAGGCTGCTGGCCGACAAAGTGCTTTTGATCGCCGGCCGCACCGACGATGCCAGCATGGGGATTGCGGTTTTTCAAGCTCCTGATCGCCCGGCGGCGGAGAAGATCATGCGGGCCGATCCGGCCGTGAAGGCCGGGGTGTTCAGCGCCGAGCTGCATCGGTATCGGCTGGCTCTGTTTGCGGGGAAGTAGGGCTGGACGACCGAGGCCGGACGAATTCCTGTCATCATCACGCGTCGAGTCCGCGTGACCTACTAAATCGTCTGCGTCACGCGGGCGATTGCCAGGCGACCCAGTTCCGGCGCGCCGACAAACTCGATATGGCGATTGTCCAGGACGTTCTGTACAGTCAGCGTGAAGCGCGTATCCGCCAGCAGGTCGATACCGGATGTCAAATCCACCAGAACATACGAATCCACCCGGCTGCCGATAAACGGGCTGATCATGTTGAAGGCGTCAACATAGCGCAACCGCGCCTGAGCCTCAAATTGCCGCTTCGGACTATTGTACTGCAATGACAGGCCGAACTTGTTCCGCGGAGAGTTCAGGTAGATGTCATGCACCTGTTCGGCGTCTTTGGCGAAAAAGTTCTTGCTGATATACGAATAGCTCCCGCCGATGTCCCAATGGCGATTCAGATGGTAGGCGAAAGAGAGATCGACACCGTAAAGGGTCACGTCGCCGAAGTTGCGATAAGTGACGAGCAGGTCGGTCGGATCGAGCGACTCTTCGGGGCTGACCGTGCCGAACGGGATACGCGCCGCGCCGGAGGTAAACATAGTAGTCAACTCATCGACCGGCGTGCCATTGCCGTTGCCGCCGAAGGAGGGATTGTCTAATTGGTCCAGGGTGGCGCGTGTGGTGGGATCTTCAGCCATGTAGTTGTTCAGGAATTGCGGGCCAAGGTATCCTCCCAGCGTAGTCGGATCAAGAAAGACGTTGGGTGTTTCGACAGTCAGCGGCCCTACAAAACTGTGTTTCTTTGTGCGGTAGGCATCGACAGAAAATCGCAGTCGGTCGCGCAGCACACCTTTATAGCCAATTTCAAAAGTCTGGGTAAACGACGGTTCAAGGGGATCGATATCACCAATATCGCTGACATCCGAGGGATCAAACGTCCGCGTATCGGGATTGAATGTCATCATCGTATTGTTGACACCGGCCACGCTGGCTGGGGTTACACTGTCAACGGCTGCCATCATGGCACCGACCGTGACGGGATCGAGACCGGCCGCGGTCAGGCGCTGCTGCAGACCGGCCCTGACCGCGCCACGCCCAGCCGACCACATAACGTTGGTGAAAACAGGGTCGTCAAATTCGATGTAGTCACTCGTGGTGAGTTCACGCGGATCGAGCGGTGCAAATGGAGAGCGAAACAGGGGGCCGTTTTCGTCTATCCGCCAGTGGAACCCGGTTTCAGGCACGCCATGCACGCGCACGTTTATGTCCGGCCGAAACCCGAGGGCGGGTTCGAAACTTGCGCCTATCCCAAACGGGTCGTATGACTGCATGATATCCAGGTACAGATTGTTAATATCCGGCGTGGCATAGGCGCGGTTGTAAGTAAACCGTAGGCTGTTGTTTTCATCGGGTTGGTAGACGACCGCCGCGCGCGGCGAGAAGACCAGGTCCTTCAGGCGGTTGTGATCGTCTACACGAGCCGCGCCCAGCAGTTTGACATGATCCGAAAGCCGGTGCTCGGCCTGAACGTACGCGCCGACTTCGTCGACATTGTCGTTATCCTCGTTGCGGCCATTGATCGTGTAATCGGTATTGGGGCGGGTGAAGATACCATCCGCGCCATAGGTCAGGCTCCACCGCTCATCGGGTTGATAGCTGTGTTGTACCTGGGCGACCCAGGTGCGCGAGCGATCGACAATCAACTGCCCGGTGTTCAGAAGATAGGTATCACCGGCGTCGCTGGCGTTAACATACCCCTGCACGAACAGATCTTTGTAGCGAAATCGTGTCTGAAAATAGGTATAGGCCCAGTCGATCGCCTGCGCCGCGCTAACGCCGGTCAGCTCGATGCCGTCGCCGCGATTGTAGCCGCCGTTGACAATCAACGATGTGTTCTCGTTGATAAGGAAATCCACCCGCGCCTCGCCGGCCAGCTTCTTGATCTTGAAATCACGCGCGTTGCTCACCAGTCCGCTAACCGTGTCGGGTCCCTGCGGGGTGGGGCGGAACTTGGCGACCTGGTCCGGCTCGGACGGCTCATGGTGTTTCCAGTCGAGTCCCTCGTAGTACTGGCCGCTGAACTTGTAGCCGACCCGGTTATTCACGTTGCCGGCGTGGCGAAACGACCCGAGCATCAGCTCGCGCTCGCCGCCGCCGAGACTGACCGTGGTTCCCTCCGACTCGAACGGCGATTTTGTGATCATGTGCATCACTCCGGCGGCGGAATTCGGCCCGTAAAGGGCCGAGCCCGGACCGGAGACCATTTCGATGCGTTCGATATCGGCATCGACAGTCGGGATGAAATTGTAGGCGTTGTAACGCAGCGATGGCACCCGCGCGAAACGGTTGTCCACCAGCACGAGCAGCGCCGTGGAGAAGATGTTGTTGAATCCGCGCGTGACCATGTTGGTCTGGTTCAGGCCGGTGCGAGCCATGTCCACACCGGGCAAGTTGGAGACATGGTCGGTGGGGGTAAGCGTAGTGCGCTCCTGGATGGTTTCGGCGCCAACCACGCTGACCGCGGCGGGAGCATCGTTAAGCTTCTCGGGTCGGCGCGACGCCGTCACTGAGATGGTATGCAGGTCGATCGCCCGAGGCGTGAGGCCGATCTCACGGCGAATCTGCTCGGAGTCGCTGCTGAACGTCAGCTGAATCGTTGCTGTAGAATATCCCACAAAAGAAATACTGACCAGATATTCGCCCGGCGGAATATTCTCTATATCGAATGAGCCGTCATCGGCCGTGGCCATACCGAGAGTCTTACCGGCCATGCGCACGGGGTGCAGACTCACGGTGGCGCCCAGCAATGGCCGGCCATCGGTTTCGTCAGAGACCACGCCGCTGAACCCGGCGCACAGCGCGCTCAGGGGCGCCGCGACCACCGCCGCAGTGAGAATGGCCACGCACGAGGATTCGAAGGAAGGGAAAGAGAACATCATAACAGCATCTCCTGAAAGTGGGACCTACCTTTACAGACGACAGACTGCACGGCAGAACGTGAAACCGGCTTCGTGCGATCATCAGTCAGGCTGGTAGGTTGTTTTGATAGAAGAGAATATCAGTTAAGGCGAGGACAGGCGCAAGCGGTTTTGCATGGACCAGAATGGGGCGAAAACGCCCTTTCTCGTGGGCCGTTGAATGGGGCGTGTCAAGACGAAGGGCGGCGCTTCCGAGAATGCTCGGGCGGCGCCGCCCATGGGGTAGAAGGGCGCCTTGTGAAGAGCACCTTTACATCATAAGGGCGCGAAACACGACATCATGTACCCCGCCGATCACAACGTCGCGATTATGGTGCTCCATTAGCTGCGCCAACTGACGCTTGCAATTCGAACAGGGGGCGGCGCAGAATTTCGCGCCGGTGTCATCGATCTGTTTCAGTTTCATCTTGCCCGATACTTCCATCCGAAAAGCCTTGATTTCGTCCATGGCCGACAGGCCGCCACCCCCGCCGCAACACCAGTTCAAGTGGCGGTTGGGGGTCATCTCGCGGAAATCGGCGCAGGCCGCTCTCATGATGATTCGCGGCTCTTCCACAATTCCACAGCTGCGGCCGAAGTTGCAGGGATCGTGATAAGTAACCGGTTCGGGATTCGCGCTCCGGTCGAACCGGAGGGCGCCCCGCTTCACCATGTCGGCCGTGTACTGAAGGACATTGGTGATCTCGAAAGGCAAATCGCCCCACCATTTCCCCTTTTCCATCATGAATTTCATGATCCGGTGAGCATGCCCGCATTCGCCCATCATGAGGGTGTTGCAGCCGAGCCGCTTAGCCTCGTCGATGTACAGCTTGTTGTCCTCTTTCATCGACTTGTCGTCGCCCGTGAACAGGCCGTAGTTGGCTCCGTCAAAGGCTCTCGAACTAAGCGTCCAACTCTGTCCCAGCTTGTGAAAAACTTTGGCGATGCCCATGACCGCCTCGGGATTTACGAGGAGATCGCCCGACGGCGGCACGAAGAAGATTTCCGCGCCCATCTCGTCGTACGGTATGCGGACGTCTATGCTGCACTGGTCCTTGATTTCTTCTTCGAGAAAACGCACGGTATCTTTCAGCGCGGCCTCATTGGCGCCATCGGTATTTCCGGTTTCCAGCGATATTTTGACCACTCTTTGCAATCGTTCCGGGGTCCAGCCCAGGCCATCGGCGATCGCCCTGCCCTTGCGCGTGATCACCGAGTTGTCGATACCCATGGGGCAGAAGGTGGCGCAGCGGCGGCATCCCGTACACTCGTAGAAAGCAGTGACAAAGCGCTCCATATCGCCGTTGAAATCCTGAGCGCCGACTGCAGAACCAAAGAGCTTTCCTGAGGTTGTGCAGTGTCGCTTGTAGACGCCGCGCACCAGGTCGGAGCGCCTAACCGGGTTGCGCAATTCGGTCGGCTCACCGTGATAGACCGGACACACCTCGGCGCACGTACCGCAGCGAATGCAGGTTTCCATGTAGAGCCGAAGAGCTTTTGGCCCTCCGCGGATCGCCCGGCAGGCGGCGGTGACGGACTGTTTGAGTGCCTCGCCCTGCACTTTGGGGCGGAGGAGCGGCTCGCTTCTTAGCGTTGATACCGGAACTTCCGAGTGTGACATCACGCACCTGCCTTTCTAAGCTCTCTGAATCAAGGTTTGAGTGAAGAAGATTCCTCCCAGATGCAGAATCTTGCTGAACGGGAGAAACACGAACAGGAGCTGGGCCAGCAGGAAGTGCAGCGTGAACATCGGGCTGCCCGGCAGCGACTCTGCGCTTAGCGAGAACCCGGCCAGTTGCGAGAAGTACCGGCGGGTCAGCTCCAGGTTGAAGTGTTCGCCGAAGCGCAAGGCGTTGCCGGTAACGAGTACGGCAATTATGA is drawn from Candidatus Zixiibacteriota bacterium and contains these coding sequences:
- a CDS encoding YciI family protein; translation: MTPNHFIIVYRPPRPTFAEDATEKESAIIGEHFEFLKRLLADKVLLIAGRTDDASMGIAVFQAPDRPAAEKIMRADPAVKAGVFSAELHRYRLALFAGK
- a CDS encoding TonB-dependent receptor, translated to MMFSFPSFESSCVAILTAAVVAAPLSALCAGFSGVVSDETDGRPLLGATVSLHPVRMAGKTLGMATADDGSFDIENIPPGEYLVSISFVGYSTATIQLTFSSDSEQIRREIGLTPRAIDLHTISVTASRRPEKLNDAPAAVSVVGAETIQERTTLTPTDHVSNLPGVDMARTGLNQTNMVTRGFNNIFSTALLVLVDNRFARVPSLRYNAYNFIPTVDADIERIEMVSGPGSALYGPNSAAGVMHMITKSPFESEGTTVSLGGGERELMLGSFRHAGNVNNRVGYKFSGQYYEGLDWKHHEPSEPDQVAKFRPTPQGPDTVSGLVSNARDFKIKKLAGEARVDFLINENTSLIVNGGYNRGDGIELTGVSAAQAIDWAYTYFQTRFRYKDLFVQGYVNASDAGDTYLLNTGQLIVDRSRTWVAQVQHSYQPDERWSLTYGADGIFTRPNTDYTINGRNEDNDNVDEVGAYVQAEHRLSDHVKLLGAARVDDHNRLKDLVFSPRAAVVYQPDENNSLRFTYNRAYATPDINNLYLDIMQSYDPFGIGASFEPALGFRPDINVRVHGVPETGFHWRIDENGPLFRSPFAPLDPRELTTSDYIEFDDPVFTNVMWSAGRGAVRAGLQQRLTAAGLDPVTVGAMMAAVDSVTPASVAGVNNTMMTFNPDTRTFDPSDVSDIGDIDPLEPSFTQTFEIGYKGVLRDRLRFSVDAYRTKKHSFVGPLTVETPNVFLDPTTLGGYLGPQFLNNYMAEDPTTRATLDQLDNPSFGGNGNGTPVDELTTMFTSGAARIPFGTVSPEESLDPTDLLVTYRNFGDVTLYGVDLSFAYHLNRHWDIGGSYSYISKNFFAKDAEQVHDIYLNSPRNKFGLSLQYNSPKRQFEAQARLRYVDAFNMISPFIGSRVDSYVLVDLTSGIDLLADTRFTLTVQNVLDNRHIEFVGAPELGRLAIARVTQTI
- a CDS encoding (Fe-S)-binding protein; the encoded protein is MSHSEVPVSTLRSEPLLRPKVQGEALKQSVTAACRAIRGGPKALRLYMETCIRCGTCAEVCPVYHGEPTELRNPVRRSDLVRGVYKRHCTTSGKLFGSAVGAQDFNGDMERFVTAFYECTGCRRCATFCPMGIDNSVITRKGRAIADGLGWTPERLQRVVKISLETGNTDGANEAALKDTVRFLEEEIKDQCSIDVRIPYDEMGAEIFFVPPSGDLLVNPEAVMGIAKVFHKLGQSWTLSSRAFDGANYGLFTGDDKSMKEDNKLYIDEAKRLGCNTLMMGECGHAHRIMKFMMEKGKWWGDLPFEITNVLQYTADMVKRGALRFDRSANPEPVTYHDPCNFGRSCGIVEEPRIIMRAACADFREMTPNRHLNWCCGGGGGLSAMDEIKAFRMEVSGKMKLKQIDDTGAKFCAAPCSNCKRQLAQLMEHHNRDVVIGGVHDVVFRALMM